GGAACGGCACCGTTGTGACCGCCGATCTGACCTACAAGGCGGATGTGCGGATCGAAAACGGCGTGATCACCGAAATCGGCCCGGGGCTGAGCGGTGACAAGGAGTTGGACGCCACCGGCTGTTACGTGATGCCCGGCGGCATCGATCCCCATGTGCATCTGGAGATGCCCTTTATGGGCACCTATTCCAGCGACGATTTCGAAAGCGGCACCCGCGCCGGGCTGGCGGGCGGCACCACGATGGTGGTGGATTTCTGCCTGCCCAACCAGGGTGAGAGCCTGCTGGATGCGATCAAGCGCTGGGACAACAAGTCGACCCGGGCCAATTGCGACTATTCCTTCCACATGGCGGTGACCTGGTGGGGCGAGCAGGTGTTCAACGACATGAAGACCGTGATCGAGACGCGTGGTATCAACACGTTCAAGCATTTCCTTGCCTACAAGGGCGCGCTGATGGTGAACGATGACGAGTTGTTCGCCTCGTTCAACCGACTGGCCGAGCTGGGCGGGATTGCCATGGTGCATGCCGAAAACGGCGATGTGGTGGCCGAGATGACGGCCAAGCTGCTGGCGGCGGGCAACACCGGCCCCGAGGCGCATGCCTATTCGCGCCCCTCTCAGGTCGAGGGCGAGGCCACCAACCGCGCCATCATGATCGCCGACATGGCGGGCGTGCCGCTATACGTCGTACATACCTCGTGCGAGGAGGCGCATGAGGCGATCCGGCGCGCGCGGATGCAAGGCAAGCGCGTCTGGGGTGAACCGCTGATCCAGCATCTGACGCTGGATGAAAGCGAGTATTTCCATCCCGATTGGGACCATGCGGCCCGGCGCGTGATGTCGCCGCCCTTCCGTAACAAGCAGCATCAGGACAGCCTGTGGGCGGGGCTGCAATCGGGCTCGCTGAGCGTGGTGGCGACCGATCATTGCGCCTTTACCACCGAGCAGAAACGCTATGGCGTGGGTGATTTTTCCAAGATCCCCAATGGCACCGGCGGGCTGGAGGACCGGATGCCGATGCTGTGGACCCATGGCGTGGCCACGGGGCGTCTGACGCCGAACGAGTTTGTGGCGGTTACATCAACCAACATCGCCAAGATATTGAATTGTTATCCGAAAAAGGGTGCGGTTCTGGTGGGTGCCGATGCCGACCTGGTAGTCTGGGACCCGGAAAAATCCAAGACGATCAGCGCAGGCAGCCAGCAGTCGGCCATCGATTACAACGTGTTCGAGGGCAAGGAGGTCAAGGGCCTGCCGCGCTTTACCCTGACCCGCGGCCAGGTGGCGGTGCATGACGGCGAGATCCGCACTCAGGAGGGCCATGGCAAGTTCGTGGCGCGCGAGGCGAACACGCCGGTGAACCGAGCTTTGAGCAGCTGGAAAGAGCTGACCGCCCCGCGCCCGGTTGAGCGCAGCGGCATTCCGGCGACGGGGGTCTGATGCGCCTATTCGGGCACAAGCGCGTCCAGTTCGGGCAGGAGAACGACACTCTCCTGCTCGTGCGGATCGGTGCGGGCCAGGATGGCGACGGCCTCGCTCTTGCCGGTGTTGATCGGCAGATGGGGAACACCGGCGGGGATGTAGATCAGATCACCGGCATTGGTTTCCATCTTGTGTTCAAGGGCATGGCCCCAGTACATGACCGCCGACCCCTCGATCACATAGATCGCGGTCTCGTGCTCGGCATGAAGATGGGCCTTGGCCCGGCCACCCGGCGGAATGCGCAGCATGTGCATGCAAATGGATCGGGCGCCGGTTGTCTCGCGCGCGATCCCCTGAAAATAATCGAACCCCTGCTTGCCGGCATAGGTTTCGCCAAGGCGGAGTTTTTGGCAGGTATCTGGCATCTGATCGGGCATCGCTCGGGGGTCTCCAACAGGATAATGACACTATGAATGGGACGGGGCAGCAGCCGGAGTTGTCAAGCGTGGTTTCCGCCAAGGGGCTGGATCTGACGTTTCAGACCAATGACGGCCCGGTTCACGCGCTCAAGGACGTGAACCTGGAAATCAACAAGGGCGATTTCGTCAGTTTCATCGGACCGTCGGGCTGCGGCAAGACGACATTCCTGCGCTGCATCGCGGCGTTGGAAACACCGACGGGTGGCAGCCTGACGGTGAACGGGATGACGCCTGACGAGGCGCGGCGCAAGCGCGCCTATGGCTATGTGTTCCAGGCGGCGGGCCTGTACCCGTGGCGAACCATCGCCAAGAACATCAAGCTGCCGCTCGAGATCATGGGGTTTTCCCGGCAAGAGCAGGAAGAGCGTGTGAGAAAGGTCCTGGAACTCGTTGATCTGGCAGGGTTTGGTGGCAAATTCCCCTGGCAGCTGTCGGGCGGAATGCAGCAGCGGGCGAGCATCGCCCGCGCGTTGGCCTTCGATGCCGATATCCTGCTGATGGACGAGCCGTTCGGGGCGCTGGACGAGATCGTGCGTGATCACCTGAACGAACAGTTGCTGGCGCTGTGGGCGCGGACGGGCAAGACAATCGGCTTTGTCACCCATTCGATCCCCGAGGCGGTCTATCTGTCGACCAAGATCGTGGTAATGAGCCCGCGACCGGGCCGGATCACCGATGTGATCGAAAGCCCGCTGCCCAAGGACCGGCCGCTGGATATCCGCGACAGCGCGGAGTTCATCGAGGTCGCTCATCGGGTGCGCGAGGGGCTGAGGGCGGGCCATGCCGATGACTGAGCAAGGTTTCGGGATGCGCGGCGGCGAGGCCGGGTGGAACCGGAATTCGGCTCGAATTCCGGCCCGATTTCCTTGCAGGAAATCGGTGTTGCGCGCGCGGGGAGGGACAGCATGAAATCTCTGCTTGCGGTCCTGACCGTCCTCGCCGTGATCGTGGGGCTCTGGTATGCAGCTTGTGTGCCGATGAACATTCACGGTGTTCTGGTCGCGGCCGAACGCGGCGGGGCGGTGGTGGAACCGGCCGATGGTGCCGCCCGGCGCGGCATGAGCGGTGTCTCGCTGGCGCTGAAGAACCGGTTTGCCGTGCCCGAGACCTGGGCGCAGGAGCGTCCGCGCCTGCCGGCACCCCATCAGGTGGCAATCGAGCTGTGGGACACCACGGTGATGAAGAAGATCACCTCGAAGCGCAGCCTGGTCTATCATGGCTGGGTGACGCTGAGCGCCACGCTGTTGGGCTTTGGTATCGGCACCGTTCTGGGGGTGTTGCTGGCGGTGGGGATCGTGCATTCCCGTGTCATGGACATGTCGGTGATGCCCTGGGCCATCGTCAGCCAGACCATCCCGATCATCGCGCTGGCGCCGATGATCATCGTGGTGCTCTATTCGGTGGGCGTTCAGGGGATCATCCCCAAGGCGGTGATCTCGGCCTATCTGAGCTTTTTCCCGGTCGTGGTCGGCATGGTCAAGGGGCTGCGCAGCCCCGATGCGATGCAGCTTGACCTGCTAAGAACCTACAACGCCTCGCAGGGCGAGACCTTTTGGAAACTGCGCCTGCCGGCCTCGATGCCTTATCTCTTTGCCTCGCTCAAGATCGGGATCGCGGCCTCGCTGGTCGGCGCCATCGTGGGTGAATTGCCGACCGGAGCTGTTTCGGGCCTGGGTGCGCGGCTGCTGGCGGGGAGTTATTATGGTCAGACCGTGCAGATCTGGTCGGCCCTGTTCGGGGCGGCGATTCTG
The window above is part of the Ruegeria pomeroyi DSS-3 genome. Proteins encoded here:
- a CDS encoding ABC transporter permease — translated: MKSLLAVLTVLAVIVGLWYAACVPMNIHGVLVAAERGGAVVEPADGAARRGMSGVSLALKNRFAVPETWAQERPRLPAPHQVAIELWDTTVMKKITSKRSLVYHGWVTLSATLLGFGIGTVLGVLLAVGIVHSRVMDMSVMPWAIVSQTIPIIALAPMIIVVLYSVGVQGIIPKAVISAYLSFFPVVVGMVKGLRSPDAMQLDLLRTYNASQGETFWKLRLPASMPYLFASLKIGIAASLVGAIVGELPTGAVSGLGARLLAGSYYGQTVQIWSALFGAAILAACLVGLLGVIERLVLKRMGMA
- a CDS encoding ABC transporter ATP-binding protein → MNGTGQQPELSSVVSAKGLDLTFQTNDGPVHALKDVNLEINKGDFVSFIGPSGCGKTTFLRCIAALETPTGGSLTVNGMTPDEARRKRAYGYVFQAAGLYPWRTIAKNIKLPLEIMGFSRQEQEERVRKVLELVDLAGFGGKFPWQLSGGMQQRASIARALAFDADILLMDEPFGALDEIVRDHLNEQLLALWARTGKTIGFVTHSIPEAVYLSTKIVVMSPRPGRITDVIESPLPKDRPLDIRDSAEFIEVAHRVREGLRAGHADD
- a CDS encoding cupin domain-containing protein, whose protein sequence is MPDQMPDTCQKLRLGETYAGKQGFDYFQGIARETTGARSICMHMLRIPPGGRAKAHLHAEHETAIYVIEGSAVMYWGHALEHKMETNAGDLIYIPAGVPHLPINTGKSEAVAILARTDPHEQESVVLLPELDALVPE
- the hydA gene encoding dihydropyrimidinase; this encodes MSTVIRNGTVVTADLTYKADVRIENGVITEIGPGLSGDKELDATGCYVMPGGIDPHVHLEMPFMGTYSSDDFESGTRAGLAGGTTMVVDFCLPNQGESLLDAIKRWDNKSTRANCDYSFHMAVTWWGEQVFNDMKTVIETRGINTFKHFLAYKGALMVNDDELFASFNRLAELGGIAMVHAENGDVVAEMTAKLLAAGNTGPEAHAYSRPSQVEGEATNRAIMIADMAGVPLYVVHTSCEEAHEAIRRARMQGKRVWGEPLIQHLTLDESEYFHPDWDHAARRVMSPPFRNKQHQDSLWAGLQSGSLSVVATDHCAFTTEQKRYGVGDFSKIPNGTGGLEDRMPMLWTHGVATGRLTPNEFVAVTSTNIAKILNCYPKKGAVLVGADADLVVWDPEKSKTISAGSQQSAIDYNVFEGKEVKGLPRFTLTRGQVAVHDGEIRTQEGHGKFVAREANTPVNRALSSWKELTAPRPVERSGIPATGV